Proteins from one Thermosipho japonicus genomic window:
- a CDS encoding bifunctional nuclease domain-containing protein codes for MKKATVKAVVLDKLNNAPVVILGIEGTNKILPIWIGACEASILALMLENTEFERPLTHDLMINIIEGLEAKVERVYINRIENNTFFARVVLKDLTIPEEEEEGHYIEFDARPSDAIILALKTSSPIYVSNELVNTHTVNFEGEKFDDEDEEFKKFVENLDIEEFKRRFKKGSQGDN; via the coding sequence GTGAAAAAAGCAACAGTTAAAGCGGTTGTTCTTGATAAATTAAACAACGCACCTGTTGTTATTTTGGGGATAGAGGGGACAAATAAGATATTACCAATTTGGATAGGAGCTTGTGAGGCAAGTATATTGGCATTGATGCTTGAAAATACAGAATTTGAAAGACCGCTTACACACGATTTGATGATTAATATAATTGAAGGCCTTGAAGCAAAAGTAGAGAGAGTTTACATAAATAGAATTGAGAATAATACGTTTTTTGCAAGAGTTGTATTGAAAGATTTAACAATTCCTGAAGAAGAAGAGGAAGGACATTACATAGAGTTTGATGCAAGGCCATCTGATGCAATAATTTTAGCTCTAAAGACATCAAGTCCAATATATGTTTCCAATGAACTTGTAAACACACATACAGTAAATTTTGAAGGTGAAAAATTTGATGATGAAGATGAAGAATTTAAAAAATTTGTTGAAAATTTAGACATTGAAGAATTTAAAAGAAGATTTAAAAAAGGTTCACAGGGGGATAATTAA
- a CDS encoding lysophospholipid acyltransferase family protein yields MRKIGSFLYTLYFLIGAVIYIVFYGAIVLLIGFLIGLFNKNLSRRFVVGQIETFGRMAFKLLGIKVHVYGEKPEIGENYLVVANHQSALDIPLIIGYVDPVAFIAKKELGKVPGINWFLKYLGSVLIERGNIRKTAMALKEVVKKLNEGVHFILFPEGTRSPDGSILPFKNRSLEISYKYKVKILPVSIWGAHEVLPKKSLIIRRKPIYIKIHELVDPNQFDSEEELREYVRNVIIEGVKFLEGRNLSEKSNS; encoded by the coding sequence ATGAGAAAAATAGGGAGTTTCTTGTATACTTTATATTTTCTTATAGGTGCAGTAATATATATTGTTTTTTACGGTGCAATTGTATTGTTAATAGGTTTTTTAATAGGTCTTTTTAATAAAAACTTATCGAGACGTTTTGTGGTAGGGCAAATTGAAACTTTTGGAAGAATGGCTTTTAAACTGTTAGGAATTAAGGTACACGTGTATGGTGAAAAACCTGAGATAGGGGAAAATTATTTGGTTGTAGCCAATCATCAAAGTGCTCTTGATATTCCACTCATTATAGGGTATGTGGACCCTGTTGCGTTTATTGCAAAAAAAGAACTTGGAAAGGTACCTGGAATAAATTGGTTTTTAAAATATTTAGGTAGCGTGTTAATTGAGCGCGGAAATATTAGAAAAACGGCGATGGCATTAAAAGAAGTTGTAAAAAAATTAAATGAAGGAGTTCACTTTATTTTATTTCCTGAAGGTACAAGAAGTCCAGATGGAAGTATTTTGCCTTTTAAAAATAGAAGTTTAGAGATTTCATATAAGTACAAAGTAAAAATTTTACCAGTTTCTATATGGGGCGCGCATGAGGTTTTGCCTAAGAAAAGCTTAATTATTAGAAGGAAACCTATTTATATAAAAATCCATGAGCTAGTTGATCCAAATCAATTTGATAGTGAAGAGGAATTAAGGGAGTATGTAAGGAATGTTATTATAGAAGGTGTGAAATTTTTGGAGGGGAGGAATTTAAGTGAAAAAAGCAACAGTTAA